The genomic window TAAATTTAAATCAGGACAAGGCGACGAAGCCGCAGACAGTACAAATAGTACGGCAAGGCGAGGCAACGCCGTACTGGTTTAAAGTTAATCCACTATACTTAAAGATTACTGTAAATCCAAACCTCAAGATTCCCACCTGCGCGGGAATGACGATGATTGAATATTTCCCATTTGAATTCACCATCAAACCAAAATGCCTGCCCTTTTTCGGGCAGGCATTTTCATACGTCAGTTCAATCAGGTTCGGCTCAATATTTGACTGTCCAGCCTATCTCGCCGCCCGCGCGCATTGGGACGAGTTCGCCGTCGCCGTAGGGGACGCTTGCGGGGACGGTTTGGCTTTGTTTGACGAGGGTGATCGTGTCGGCGTTTTCGGGAATGCCGTAGAACCTTGCGCCGTTTTTCGAGGCGAAGGCTTCGAGTTTGTCCAATGCGCCTGCTTTTTCAAACACTTCGGCGTAAAGCTCGATGGCGGTCATGGCGCTGAACATACCGGCGCAGCCGCAGGCGTTTTCTTTGGCGGACTTGGCGTGCGGCGCGGAGTCGGTGCCGAGGAAGAATTTATGCGCCTTCTCACCGGTAACGGCGGCAACCAATGCCTGACGGTGGGTTTCGCGTTTGAGTACGGGCAGGCAGAAATGATGGGGGCGTACGCCGCCGACCAAGAGGTCGTTGCGGTTGAGCAGGAGGTGTTGCGGGGTAACTGAGGCGGCAACGTTGTCGCCTGCTTCCAAAACCAGGCGGGCGGCTTCGGCGGTGGTGATGTGTTCGAACACGACTTTGAGATTCGGCACTTGCGCCAAAACGGGTTTCATCACGCGCTCGATAAAGGCGGCTTCGCGGTCGAAAATGTCGATTTCGGAGTCGGTTACTTCGCCGTGAACGAGGAACAGGATGCCTTGTTTTGCCATTTCTTCCAAAACGGGAATGAGTTTGAACAGGTCGGTTACGCCGGAATCGGAATTGGTCGTTGCGCCTGCGGGGTAGAGTTTGAAGGCGACGATGCCGGCGGCTTTGGCTTCGCGCACCAGCTCGGGCGTGGCTTGGTCGGTCAGGTAGAGCGTCATCAACGGCTCAAACGCGCTGCCTTCGGGCAATGCCGCCATGATGCGCGCTTTGTAGGCAAGCGCGTCGGCTACGCTGACGACGGGCGGCTTGAGGTTGGGCATGATGACGGCGCGCCCCATCTGGCGGGCGGTATAGGGGGCAACGGCTTTGAGCGCGTCGCCGTCGCGCAGGTGCAGGTGCATATCGTCGGGGCGGATGATGGTCAGGGTTTGCATGGGTATTCCTTTTTAGATTTTTAGGTTTCAGACGACCCCTTGATGTTTCCTAGGGGCTGTCAACATTTAATTTTCCCAGTGGATTTTTGTTCACAAAGCGGAAGATTCAAGGCGGAAACCGCAACAAGGTTGGACACCTTGTGAGGATTTCCAACGTGGAAGATGCCGCTTTGAGGATAAAAAGACACGGAAACTATTGAATGGCGACAGCCCCAAAGCTCGTCTGAAAAGGCTATTGCACAAGGACAGGTTTGCCGTTGTAGGACTGATGCGTCAGGTAAAACACCGCCTGCACGGGCAACTGGTCGGATGGGGTGGTTTTGACGGTCAGCAGGGTTTCTTCCGAGCTGCCCGGCGTGCGCCACGCGTAGGACAACTGACGGATCGGACTCGGCGATTCGGAGGCTTGGTCGGTACGCAATTCGTTGTTCAAACCCTTCGGCGGGTTTTCGACCAATACCATAAACTGCTTGCGTATCAAGGTTTCGTCCGCACGCGTCGTCTTCACGCTGCAACTGTCGCCGGTCAGGCTCAAATAATAATCCGCGCCGTCCTGCGTTTTCTTCCAAACGGCAAGCGCATCCGGCTCGACGAAGCCTGCGGGCAGCCTGCCGATTTCTTCC from Neisseria sp. DTU_2020_1000833_1_SI_GRL_NUU_006 includes these protein-coding regions:
- the pyrC gene encoding dihydroorotase, whose amino-acid sequence is MQTLTIIRPDDMHLHLRDGDALKAVAPYTARQMGRAVIMPNLKPPVVSVADALAYKARIMAALPEGSAFEPLMTLYLTDQATPELVREAKAAGIVAFKLYPAGATTNSDSGVTDLFKLIPVLEEMAKQGILFLVHGEVTDSEIDIFDREAAFIERVMKPVLAQVPNLKVVFEHITTAEAARLVLEAGDNVAASVTPQHLLLNRNDLLVGGVRPHHFCLPVLKRETHRQALVAAVTGEKAHKFFLGTDSAPHAKSAKENACGCAGMFSAMTAIELYAEVFEKAGALDKLEAFASKNGARFYGIPENADTITLVKQSQTVPASVPYGDGELVPMRAGGEIGWTVKY